A stretch of the Panicum virgatum strain AP13 chromosome 9N, P.virgatum_v5, whole genome shotgun sequence genome encodes the following:
- the LOC120689167 gene encoding uncharacterized protein LOC120689167 — protein MREIFEITEHLGQALQKKSQDIVNAIWLVKSTKILLEQMRSDDGWETFYLTVFEFCMEHDVVVPNMEETYILRGGRARRQPNHFTNEHYFRVEIFRATIDTQLAELTLKFNEKVMDLLSLSVTLIPKNGFASFQATEICKVVEKYYPADFNQQEIFGLEGQLKHFVADASKSEDMKNIATLVELYQCLVQTGRHRILNLVDRLIRLLVTLLASTASAERAFSILKILKTRLRNKMDDGYLANSLLVHVEGETVGNYTYEDIIADFKDMKDIRADL, from the coding sequence ATGAGGGAAATATTTGAAATAACTGAACACCTTGGTCAAGCTTTACAGAAGAAATCACAAGACATAGTAAATGCTATTTGGCTTGTGAAATCCACAAAGATTCTTCTTGAGCAAATGAGATCAGATGATGGATGGGAAACTTTCTACCTCACGGTTTTTGAGTTTTGCATGGAACATGATGTTGTTGTTCCAAACATGGAAGAAACATACATTTTGCGGGGTGGTCGTGCTCGTCGACAGCCTAATCATTTTACCAATGAGCATTATTTTCGGGTGGAGATATTTCGTGCAACAATTGACACTCAGCTAGCTGAATTAACTTTGAAGTTCAATGAGAAGGTGATGGATCTTTTGTCCCTTAGTGTTACATTGATACCAAAAAATGGCTTTGCTTCTTTCCAAGCAACAGAGATATGCAAAGTGGTTGAGAAGTACTACCCAGCAGATTTCAATCAACAAGAAATATTTGGATTAGAGGGTCAGCTGAAACATTTTGTTGCTGATGCATCCAAGAGTGAAGATATGAAAAATATTGCAACCCTAGTGGAGCTTTATCAATGCCTTGTTCAGACTGGACGACATAGGATCCTCAACTTGGTTGACAGATTGATACGTTTGCTTGTTACTCTCCTAGCTTCAACAGCTAGTGCTGAGCGTGCTTTCTCTATCCTGAAGATCCTCAAGACAAGGCTACGCAACAAAATGGATGATGGATACCTTGCTAACAGCTTGTTAGTACATGTCGAAGGTGAAACTGTAGGAAACTACACCTATGAAGATATAATCGCTGATTTCAAGGATATGAAGGACATAAGAGCAGACCTTTAG